CTGGCGAAGCGCCTCTTCGGCGGTGCCGTCCAGCTTAAATTCCATCACGTAGACGAAGCGGTCGGTCTGAAGCACCAGGTCTATCCGACCGCGGGAAGTGTGATATTCCACCCGGGTGTAGAAACCCACGAGGCGGAAAACGATGAAAAGTACATTCTGATAATGCAGCTCCAGGTCGCGGATCAACTCGTAAGGCGTACCAGCCATAAAGCTCCGCAGGCGGCTGAAGAAAGACTCGGGGTCGCCGGCGCGGACTTCACCCACAAACTTCTCTATTTCGAATCCCGTCTCGGTCTCCGACACACCAGTATAGAATGGCACGAGAAACTTCACAAAGCCTTCCTCCACCTCACGGTTAGGGAAACCAAGGGTGTAAGTGCCAAACTCCGGATTGTAGCCTTTAATGGTAAGGTAGCCACTTTGGTAAAGCACGGGGATAGGGCTGTTGTCCGTGGTATAGATGCTGTTGAGTACCTCGGCAGTGGTCTGTTCCCCGTCCAGGCAATGCAGATTGTAGCGGGTGTTTTGCAACAGTTCCACCAGGTAGGTAGGCGTGCCGGTCTCGAACCAATAGCTGCCCATCTCCTCCTTGTCCAACGCATTGAGCAGGCTGAAAGGATTGTAAATGCCTTCGGAGTTGGGGGCGAAATGATAACCGTCGTAATAGGTCTTCAGCCGGGCGCACATCGCGTCGTACTCCATTCCTTGCGCCGCGGCAAGCGCACGGATGCCCGGTCGGAAATAAGCGTGAAGCTCCGATTCGGTAATGCCGCAAAGATTGAGGAACCTTTTATCCATCGAGATGTCTTTCAGGTTGTTCAGGTCGCTGAATATACTCACTTTGCTGAACTTGGTAACGCCGGTGAGCAAGGCAAACTTGATGTCACCGTCCCTCGATTTGAGCACGCCGTAGAAGGCTTTCAGCGTCAGGCGGTAGGCGTCTTGCAACTCTTCGTCGCCGATCGCTTGCAGCATCGGCTTGTCATACTCATCCACGAGAACCGCTACCCGCTGTCCGGTCTGCTGATGGGCGCGCCGGATGATACCATCGAAACGGAGGGCAAGGGTCGTTTCGCCTTCACCCGCACCATAAACTGCCTCCCAGTCGAGCAAAGCCTTGTTGAGGACGGCTTCCAGTTCCCCGGGTGTGTTATACTTCCCGATATTCAGATCGAGGTGCAATACGGGATAGACGGTCCATTCCTTCTCCAGTTCCTCCATCGCCAGACCGTCAAACAACTCGCGCTTCCCTCGGAAATAAGCTTCTAGGGTAGACACCAGCAGGCTTTTACCGAAACGGCGCGGGCGGCTGAGGAAATAGTAGGTACCCGTACGAACCAGGCGGTGGATCAATGCCGTCTTATCTACATAGAGATACCCGTCTTTGCGAAGACTCTCAAAGTTCTGAATCCCGATGGGATAAAGTATTTCATTCATAATCGGTTCTCCTATCCTATGGATTAATGATTCAATTTACACCGGGCGGTAACCGTCAGGCAAAGACAAAGATAGCGATTGTTTTCCATATACAGCCAGCACACGGGGCGAAATATACCGAACCGAACGGCTTCATCCGGGCGAATCGCTCGGTTCCGACATATCGAATCGGACGACTCCACCCTGTCGAACCGTTAGGTTCTGACACATCGAACCGGACGGCTCCGACAAAGGATACCGCCCGGTTCGATCGTTTCGATATACCGGATAAGAAAACTATTCGTTCCGGTGCACAAGGCTGACTCTTTTTATTTCAGTGCTTCGACCACCTGCGGCATCATCGTCCACACGGTATGTTCGCACTGGGCAGTGAAGAAGTTTCCGTCGATCTCCGATTTCTCGTCGGTGGCATGGCCCAGCTTGATAGCCGGTTTTGCCAATGGGTGAACCGCCACTTTCTTGCCTGCGGTGATCCCTGCGATGTCGAACATCATGGCTGCCGCGCAATGGCCGATCATGATCTTGCCTTTGTCGCCGAATACTTTGATGACCGCCAGCATATCCTGGTTGTAAGGCTTGCCTACATTTTCACCGAACTGGGGAACAGCGTCGCCACAACCGAATACCAGCGCATCGTACTCGTCCTCATGCCCTTTCAGGTTGGCAATCACATCGTCCACGATCAGCGTAACGCCGGAATTGCTTTTTATCTCCGTCGAATCTGCCACCGCAAACACCTTGTAAGGTATCTTATTCTCAAAAAATGTTTCCAGATACTGGAACAAACCGAATCCGTTCACCGGATTCACTGCCAAAACTGCTACTTTCTTTGCCATGATCTTAATTATTAAATGAAACAATAGTTATTTTTCGTAAGTTTATTACTTTTGTTCGTCAAATGTAGATTATCCGGTTCGTCCAAACAAGAACGCACCTCGGAATAAGCAACTTACATAGAGATAACAATTGTTGAGCTTCAATGGAATATCAGAATATTAAAAATATGAAAAACTTTCATCCTACGGGATACTGCCCGGTACGTGACGTCCTCAGCCGTCTTGGCGACAAATGGTCGATGCTGGTCCTGACTACACTGAGCGCGAACGGCACGATGCGTTTCAGCGACATCCACAAGACCATCGACGATATCTCGCAACGGATGCTGACTGTCACGCTCCGTACCCTCGAATCCGACGGCCTTGTGCACCGCAAAGTCTATCCCGAAGTGCCGCCCCGCGTGGAATATTGCCTCACGGAAATGGGCACGACACTCATGCCTCATATCCAGAGCCTGGTAGATTGGGCACTCGGACATATGGACGAGATTCTGACCAGCCGGGAGATGGCCAAGGGATGAAGAATACAGGGGAATGAAGTCGGCCGCTTTCAGATGCGGATCTTGCCGATCAACTCCCGGACGACCGTTTTCAAAGCTTCCGGCGCGATGATCTCCGCCCGGTCGGCAAACGACAGGTACCAGTGGCCGAACTTGTCGAGCGAATAGGTCCGGTATTTCTGGACGAAGTACTCCCCCTCCGCCACCTCCTCATAAAGTCCGTAGGTGTATTTGGAGACTTCCGTATCGCGTGCCACGTCGCGGTGGACACGGAGCGTCACTTCGACCTCGTCCTCTACATCATAGATCCGGGGGATCAGCTCGTCAAGCGGAAGATGCTCCTCCTCGAAACCGTTTTCGCCCAGACAGAGGTGGACGATTCTGCCGAGATGGAAGGTGCGGTAATCCCTCCTCAACTTGCACCAGGCGAGGACATACCAGATGCCGCCCATGAAGAACATACCCTGAGGTTCGATCGTGCGGTGGGTGACCTGGTAGTTGTAGCCCGCCTTGTAGGTCATGACGAGCTGCTTCTTGTTCAGCAACGCCTTCATAAGGGTTTGCAGGACGTTGGCAGAGGCGGTGCGCGTATTCTGGTGGATGCCCGAGATACGGATATAAGGGTCGAAATGATGGAGGATATCCTTGTCGGCCGTCCGCAGCACGGCGCGTATCTTGTCCATCCCGCTGCGGAATACATCGTAGGTATCGCCATCAGTCTGATGGCAGACCAGTTTCTCCGCCACGAGGAAACAGAGGGCCTCGTCGATCGTGAACATCAGGGGCGGCAACTTGAAACCGTCCACCAGCGAGTAACCCAGCCCAGCCTCACCACCGACAGGGATCCCCGACTCTTCCAGCGAACGGATGTCGCGATAAACCGTCCGGAGACTTACACCGAACTGATCCGCAATCTCACGTGCGGTGACGACCGGGCGGGATTGCAGCTTGACCAGTATAGCGGATATTCGTTCCAGGCGGTTCATTGTGTGCGTTTGTCTGATTGATTGGTGACAAAGATACAACTTTTACGTTACCGGCAGCGGGATCAGCAGATCATCGCCCGGATAGAAGCCGGGATAAGGCGGATGATACAGATGCCCTCTCCCGTCGGTCCTTCGGGTGAGTATTCGTTCATCCAGTCTTGCCAGAGTTCGCGTTTCAATGCTTCGTCGGTGATGATCTCGGCTTTGCCTGCGATCTGGACCTGCCCGCTCTCCATCGTAGCGTACATCACTTCACAGCGCGGATCCAGGCGGAGGTTCGCTAATTTCTGACAGCTGGCTTCTGTCGCAAAATGGAGTTGCTGCAAGGTCTGGCCTGCCAGGTTGTTGAGTCCCGAAAGGCGCGGTCCCGTCTCCGGATTGTTGGTGGCAACGATACCATATTCAAATCCCCGGATGAACTTTTCCGCTTCTTCCACCTGCTCTTTCGTCATCCCCGCAACTTCCCCTAAATAAAACAATTTCATTTCCATCTTCGTAGTTTTTTAATGTTAATATTTGAACTGTGAAGCAAAGGTATGGGGAGGGGGTGACAACAGTATGTCAGCAGGGAAGAGATTATTTCGTACTAATTACGAAAATATATTCTCGAACACACCGCCTCTCTTCATAGAATTTTTTCTTTACTTTTGCCCATGAATATTTTCGGACAATATCTATTTCTTTTTCATACATTTGCGAATCGATAGAACCATATACATAAATCATCTTATTATGAACGACAAATTAAACATTCTCTGGACAACCGACAATAAAGACACCATATTCAATATGTTATCGATGTACACCCTCAACTCCAAAAAGAGAGGCTGGTGGAAAGAAGTGAACGTAATCCTTTGGGGAGCCTCCGTTAAGCTCGCCGCCCAAGATACGCAGGTGCAGACGGAAATCCTGGAAATGCTTCAAGCAGGCGTCACCGTCGAAGCCTGCCAGGACTGCTGCGAAAGGTTCGAAGTGAAGCCAATCATCGAGAAACTGGGTGTTACCGTCAGATACATGGGAGCCCCGCTAACCGAATATCTCAAGAACGGAGAAAAAATATTGACCCTTTAACGGGCAACATATCCTTATATAATTCTCTTTATTTTATACACCGAAATACACAACATTATGGAACCTCTGATTTTAAAAGACAAAAACGTTTTCCCCACTAATGAAGTCATCGCCGACGTTCTGAAGGCAAGTTTTCCCGCATTCGAAGAATTCAGCGCATCGGCCGCA
This is a stretch of genomic DNA from Parabacteroides chongii. It encodes these proteins:
- a CDS encoding ATP-binding protein yields the protein MNEILYPIGIQNFESLRKDGYLYVDKTALIHRLVRTGTYYFLSRPRRFGKSLLVSTLEAYFRGKRELFDGLAMEELEKEWTVYPVLHLDLNIGKYNTPGELEAVLNKALLDWEAVYGAGEGETTLALRFDGIIRRAHQQTGQRVAVLVDEYDKPMLQAIGDEELQDAYRLTLKAFYGVLKSRDGDIKFALLTGVTKFSKVSIFSDLNNLKDISMDKRFLNLCGITESELHAYFRPGIRALAAAQGMEYDAMCARLKTYYDGYHFAPNSEGIYNPFSLLNALDKEEMGSYWFETGTPTYLVELLQNTRYNLHCLDGEQTTAEVLNSIYTTDNSPIPVLYQSGYLTIKGYNPEFGTYTLGFPNREVEEGFVKFLVPFYTGVSETETGFEIEKFVGEVRAGDPESFFSRLRSFMAGTPYELIRDLELHYQNVLFIVFRLVGFYTRVEYHTSRGRIDLVLQTDRFVYVMEFKLDGTAEEALRQIAERRYADPFAADPRRVFRIGVNFSSAERNIERWIIEEG
- a CDS encoding DJ-1/PfpI family protein — translated: MAKKVAVLAVNPVNGFGLFQYLETFFENKIPYKVFAVADSTEIKSNSGVTLIVDDVIANLKGHEDEYDALVFGCGDAVPQFGENVGKPYNQDMLAVIKVFGDKGKIMIGHCAAAMMFDIAGITAGKKVAVHPLAKPAIKLGHATDEKSEIDGNFFTAQCEHTVWTMMPQVVEALK
- a CDS encoding winged helix-turn-helix transcriptional regulator, encoding MKNFHPTGYCPVRDVLSRLGDKWSMLVLTTLSANGTMRFSDIHKTIDDISQRMLTVTLRTLESDGLVHRKVYPEVPPRVEYCLTEMGTTLMPHIQSLVDWALGHMDEILTSREMAKG
- a CDS encoding helix-turn-helix transcriptional regulator, with product MNRLERISAILVKLQSRPVVTAREIADQFGVSLRTVYRDIRSLEESGIPVGGEAGLGYSLVDGFKLPPLMFTIDEALCFLVAEKLVCHQTDGDTYDVFRSGMDKIRAVLRTADKDILHHFDPYIRISGIHQNTRTASANVLQTLMKALLNKKQLVMTYKAGYNYQVTHRTIEPQGMFFMGGIWYVLAWCKLRRDYRTFHLGRIVHLCLGENGFEEEHLPLDELIPRIYDVEDEVEVTLRVHRDVARDTEVSKYTYGLYEEVAEGEYFVQKYRTYSLDKFGHWYLSFADRAEIIAPEALKTVVRELIGKIRI
- a CDS encoding pyridoxamine 5'-phosphate oxidase family protein yields the protein MKLFYLGEVAGMTKEQVEEAEKFIRGFEYGIVATNNPETGPRLSGLNNLAGQTLQQLHFATEASCQKLANLRLDPRCEVMYATMESGQVQIAGKAEIITDEALKRELWQDWMNEYSPEGPTGEGICIIRLIPASIRAMIC
- a CDS encoding DsrE family protein; this encodes MNDKLNILWTTDNKDTIFNMLSMYTLNSKKRGWWKEVNVILWGASVKLAAQDTQVQTEILEMLQAGVTVEACQDCCERFEVKPIIEKLGVTVRYMGAPLTEYLKNGEKILTL